In a single window of the Nodularia spumigena CCY9414 genome:
- a CDS encoding 2Fe-2S iron-sulfur cluster-binding protein: protein MIASIHFEDDQKTVQVEASQPLTKICDEHPASILFGCRSVACGTCLIEVMSGMDNLSPI, encoded by the coding sequence ATGATAGCATCTATTCATTTTGAAGATGACCAAAAAACAGTTCAAGTCGAAGCAAGCCAACCCTTAACGAAGATTTGTGATGAGCATCCGGCTTCAATCTTATTTGGTTGCCGCAGTGTTGCCTGTGGAACCTGCCTGATAGAAGTTATGAGCGGGATGGATAATCTTTCTCCCATT